In the genome of Megalops cyprinoides isolate fMegCyp1 chromosome 7, fMegCyp1.pri, whole genome shotgun sequence, one region contains:
- the si:ch211-150o23.3 gene encoding uncharacterized protein si:ch211-150o23.3, with the protein MLGVFLLVMFARILALGYVVGASDTKLVRLVDSGKNCSGRVEVYRSHQWGTICGRGWDLRDADVVCRELGCGRAVSAFTTTMFGRGVGVIWLRDMQCTGDEEELSQCHSHSFWNSKDEHSCSHRDDAGTECSGPLERPVLSLLSPQSVFYPGEAVRFSCMAPPSPYHITDFYLYRRGGVVSHTFASPQMRTELVVFNMEMPHQGSYSCVYKVQGRVRSPPSNSVNITVVELNTPEIWYNVSLDAPPGSVIRGHSFNVTCSTQSLYPGGSFQLRIIRSNGTVRQSVPAFTPSVTFTFPSAQTSHEGYYCCLYRVQLGGRVFTSRESQPLPIILREPKPILSAMEVSWLVSAVTFAVAVLVIILVVRGLCKRKGTPMELERGSRTCVENTYVVVPVK; encoded by the exons ATGCTGGGGGTATTCCTCCTTGTGATGTTCG CCCGGATTCTGGCCCTCGGGTATGTGGTTGGTGCGTCAG ACACTAAGCTGGTCAGACTGGTGGACAGCGGCAAGAATTGCTCAGGCAGAGTGGAGGTTTACCGCAGTCACCAGTGGGGAACAATATGTGGTCGTGGCTGGGACCTAAGAGATGCAGACGTGGTGTGCAGAGAGCTGGGCTGTGGGAGAGCCGTAAGTGCCTTCACCACCACCATGTTTGGGAGAGGCGTCGGAGTCATATGGCTGAGGGACATGCAGTGCACCGGTGACGAGGAGGAACTGTCCCAGTGCCACAGCCACAGCTTCTGGAACAGCAAGGATGAACACAGCTGCTCCCACAGGGATGATGCGGGGACTGAGTGCTCAG GACCTCTGGAGAGACCTGTCCTGTCCTTGCTGTCCCCCCAGTCTGTGTTCTATCCTGGAGAGGCTGTGCGCTTCAGCTGCATGGCACCCCCTAGTCCCTACCACATTACTGACTTCTACTTGTACAGGAGGGGTGGTGTGGTGTCCCACACATTTGCATCCCCACAGATGAGGACAGAGCTTGTGGTTTTCAACATGGAGATGCCCCATCAGGGCAGCTACAGCTGTGTGTACAAAGTGCAGGGCAGAGTGCGGTCCCCACCTAGTAACTCCGTTAACATCACTGTGG TGGAGCTGAACACACCAGAAATCTGGTACAATGTGTCCCTCGATGCACCCCCAGGAAGTGTGATTCGGGGTCACAGCTTCAACGTGACATGCTCCACTCAGTCACTGTATCCAGGGGGCTCCTTTCAGCTTCGGATTATCCGTTCCAATGGCACAGTACGCCAGTCAGTGCCTGCTTTTACTCCCTCAGTCACCTTCACCTTTCCCAGTGCCCAGACTTCACATGAGGGCTACTACTGCTGTTTGTACCGGGTTCAGCTGGGGGGCAGAGTCTTCACCTCTCGGGAGAGCCAGCCACTACCCATCATCCTCAGAG AGCCGAAACCCATTCTGAGTGCCATGGAGGTCAGCTGGCTGGTGTCTGCGGTCACATTTGCTGTTGCAGTTCTAGTGATCATTCTGGTTGTGCGTGGGCTGTGTAAGAGGAAGGGTACACCCATGGAACTGGAGAGAGGCAGCCGGACAT GTGTTGAGAACACGTACGTTGTTGTACCAGTTAAATAA